The Chlorocebus sabaeus isolate Y175 chromosome 16, mChlSab1.0.hap1, whole genome shotgun sequence genome window below encodes:
- the FASN gene encoding fatty acid synthase produces the protein MEEVVIAGMSGKLPESENLQEFWDNLIGGVDMVTDDDRRWKAGLYGLPRRSGKLKDLSRFDASFFGVHPKQAHTMDPQLRLLLEVTYEAIVDAGINPASLRGTHTGVWVGVSGSEASEALSRDPETLVGYSMVGCQRAMMANRLSFFFDFKGPSIALDTACSSSMVALQSAYQAISSGQCPAAIVGGINVLLKPNTSVQFLRLGMLSPEGTCKAFDAEGNGYCRSEGVVAVLLTKKSLARRVYATILNAGTNTDGCKEQGVTFPSGEAQEQLIRSLYQSAGVAPESFEYIEAHGTGTKVGDPQELNGIARALCATRQEPLLVGSTKSNMGHPEPVSGLAALAKVLLSLEHGLWAPNLHFHSPHPEIPALLDGRLQVVAQPLPVRGGNVGINSFGFGGSNVHVILRPHTQPPPAPAPHASLPRLLRASGRTPEAVQELLEQGLQHSRELAFLSMLNDIAAVPTTAMPFRGYAVLGGEHGGPEVQQVPAGERPLWFICSGMGTQWCGMGLSLMRLDRFRDSILRSDEAVKPFGLKVSQLLLSTDESTFDDIVHAFVSLTAIQIGLIDLLSCMGLRPDGIIGHSLGEVACGYADGCLSQEEAVLAAYWRGQCIKEAHLPPGAMAAVGLSWEECKQRCPPGVVPACHNSKDTVTISGPQASVFEFMEQLRKEGVFAKEVRTGGMAFHSYFMEAIAPPLLQALKKVIREPKPRSARWLSTSIPEAQWHSSLARTSSAEYNVNNLVSPVLFQEALCHVPEHAVVLEIAPHALLQAVLKRGLKPGCTIIPLMKKDHRDNLEFFLTGIGRLHLSGIDANPNALFPPVEFPAPRGTPLISPLIKWDHSLAWDVPAAEDFPNGSGSPSAAVYNIDTSPESPDHYLVDHTIDGRIIFPATGYLCIVWKTLARALGLAVEQLPVVFEDVVLHQATILPKTGTVSLEVRLLEASRAFEVSQNGNLIVSGKVYQWEDPDPRLFNHPESPTPNPEEPLFLTQAEVYKELRLRGYDYGPHFHGILEASLEGASGRLLWKDNWVSFLDAMLQISILGLAKRSLHLPTRITAIHIDPATHRRKLYMLQDDAQVADVVVSRWLSITVAGGVHMSRVHTESAPRRQQDQQVPILEKFCFTPHVEEGCLSERAALQKELQLCKGLAQALQTKVTQQGLRMVVPGLDGAQVPQDPPQQGLPQLLSAACRLQLNGNLQLELAQVLAQKRPELSEDPLLSGLLDSPALRACLDTAVENMPSRKMKVVEVLAGHGHLYSRIPGLLGTQPLLQLSYTATDRHPQALEAAEAQLQQHDIAQGQWDPADPAPSALGSADLLVCNCAVAALGDPASALSNMVATLREGGFLLLHTLLRGHPLGETVAFLTSAEPQYGQGILSQDAWESLFSSVSLRLVGLKKSFYGSALFLCRRPAPQDSPIFLPVDDTGFRWVESLKGILADEDSSRPVWLKAVNSATSGVVGLVNCLRQEPGGHRLRCVLLSNLSSTSRVPEVDPGSAELQKLLQGDLVMNVYRDGAWGAFRHFLLEEDKPEEPTAHAFVTTLTRGDLSSIRWVCSSLRHAQPSRPGAQLCTVYYASLNFRDIMLATGKLSPEAIPGKWASQDNLLGMEFSGRDPSGKRVMGLVPAEGLATSVLLSPDFLWDVPSNWTLEEAASVPVVYCTAYYSLVVRGRVRPGETVLIHSGSGGVGQAAIAIALSLGCRVFTTVGSSEKRAYLQARFPQLDSTSFANSRDTSFEQHVLQHTGGKGVDLVLNSLAEEKLQASVRCLAQHGRFLEIGKFDLSQNHPLGMAIFLKNVTFHGILLDALLDGSAEWQEVAALLQAGIRDGVVQPLKCTVFPGAQVEDAFRYMAQGKHIGKVLVQVLAEEPEAVLKGAKPTLMSAISKTFCPAYKSYIIAGGLGGLGLELAQWLIQRGAQKLVLTSRSGVRTGYQAKQVRQWRRQGVQVLVSTSNISSLEGARGLIAEAAQLGPVGGIFNLTMVLRDAMLENQTPEFFQDVCKPKYSGTLNLDRVTREACPELDYFVVFSSVSSGRGNAGQSNYGFANSAMERICEKRRHEGLPGLAVQWGAIGDVGILADTVNINATVIGGTLPQRVASCLEVLDLFLNQPHMVLSSFVLAEKAAAYRDRDGEQDLVKAVAHILGIRDLAAINLDSSLADLGLDSLMSVEVRQTLERELNLVLSMREVRQLTLRRLQELSLKADATNELASSTPKEDGPARQQTQLNLRSLLVNPEGPTLMRLNSVQSSERPLFLVHPIEGSTTVFHSLASRLSIPTYGLQCTRAAPLDSIHSLAAYYIDCIRQVQPEGPYRVAGYSYGACVAFEMCSQLQAQQNPAPTHNSLFLFDGSHTYVLAYTQSYRAKLTPGCEAEAETEAICFFVQQFTDMEHNRVLEALLPLKGLEERVAAAVDLIIKSHQGLDRQELSFAALSFYYKLRAAEQYTPKAKYHGNVMLLRAKTGGAYGEDLGADYNLSQVCDGKVSVHVIEGDHRTLLEGSGLESIVSIIHSSLAEPRVSVREG, from the exons ATGGAGGAGGTGGTGATTGCCGGTATGTCCGGGAAGCTTCCGGAGTCGGAGAACTTGCAGGAGTTCTGGGACAACCTCATCGGCGGCGTGGACATGGTTACGGATGATGACCGTCGCTGGAAGGCGG GGCTCTACGGCCTGCCCCGGCGGTCCGGCAAACTGAAGGACCTGTCTAGGTTCGATGCCTCCTTCTTTGGAGTCCACCCCAAGCAGGCGCACACCATGGACCCTCAGCTTCGGCTGCTGCTGGAAGTCACGTATGAGGCCATCGTGGACGCAG GCATCAACCCAGCTTCACTCCGAGGGACACACACTGGCGTCTGGGTGGGCGTGAGTGGCTCCGAGGCCTCGGAGGCCCTGAGCCGCGACCCTGAGACGCTCGTGGGCTACAGCATGGTGGGCTGCCAGCGAGCCATGATGGCCAACCGGCTCTCCTTCTTCTTCGACTTCAAAG GGCCCAGCATCGCCCTGGACACGGCCTGCTCCTCCAGCATGGTGGCCCTGCAGAGCGCCTACCAGGCCATCTCCAGCGGGCAATGCCCTGCCGCCATCGTGGGGGGCATCAATGTCCTGCTGAAGCCCAACACCTCCGTGCAGTTCCTGCGGCTGGGGATGCTAAGCCCCGAGGGCACCTGCAAGGCCTTCGACGCAGAGG GGAACGGGTACTGCCGCTCGGAGGGTGTGGTGGCCGTCCTGCTGACCAAGAAGTCCCTGGCCCGACGGGTGTACGCCACCATCCTGAACGCCGGCACCAATACAGATGGCTGCAAGGAGCAAG GCGTGACCTTCCCCTCTGGAGAGGCCCAGGAGCAGCTCATCCGTTCCTTGTACCAGTCGGCTGGAGTGGCCCCTGAGTCATTTGAGTACATCGAAGCCCACGGCACAGGCACCAAG GTGGGTGACCCCCAGGAGCTGAATGGCATCGCCCGAGCCCTGTGCGCCACCCGCCAGGAGCCACTGCTCGTCGGCTCCACCAAGTCCAACATGGGGCACCCGGAGCCAGTCTCGGGGCTGGCAGCCCTGGCCAAG GTGCTGCTGTCCCTGGAACACGGGCTCTGGGCCCCCAACCTGCACTTCCACAGCCCCCACCCTGAGATCCCAGCGCTGTTGGATGGGCGGCTGCAAGTGGTGGCCCAGCCCCTGCCCGTCCGTGGTGGCAACGTGGGCATCAACTCCTTTGGCTTTGGGGGCTCCAACGTGCACGTCATCCTGAGGCCCCACACACAGCCGCCCCCGGCACCCGCCCCACACGCCAGCCTGCCCCGTCTGCTGCGGGCTAGTGGACGCACCCCTGAGGCCGTGCAGGAGCTGCTGGAGCAGGGTCTGCAGCACAGCCGGGAGCTGGCCTTCCTGAGCATGCTGAACGACATCGCGGCCGTCCCCACCACGGCCATGCCCTTCCGCGGCTATGCCGTGCTGGGTGGTGAGCACGGTGGCCCAGAGGTGCAGCAGGTGCCCGCTGGCGAGCGCCCGCTCTGGTTCATCTGCTCTG GGATGGGCACGCAGTGGTGTGGGATGGGGCTGAGCCTCATGCGCCTGGACCGCTTCCGAGACTCTATCCTGCGCTCCGACGAGGCTGTGAAGCCGTTCGGCCTGAAGGTGTCGCAGCTGCTGCTGAGCACGGATGAGAGCACCTTTGATGACATCGTCCACGCCTTCGTGAGCCTGACTGCCATCCAG ATAGGCCTCATAGACCTGCTGAGCTGCATGGGGCTGAGACCAGACGGCATCATCGGCCACTCTCTGGGGGAGGTGGCCTGTGGCTACGCTGATGGCTGCCTGTCCCAGGAGGAGGCCGTCCTCGCTGCCTACTGGAGGGGGCAATGCATCAAAGAAGCCCATCTCCCGCCGGGCGCCATGGCAGCCGTGG GCTTGTCCTGGGAGGAGTGTAAACAGCGCTGCCCCCCGGGCGTGGTGCCCGCCTGCCACAACTCCAAGGACACAGTCACCATCTCAGGACCTCAG GCCTCTGTGTTCGAGTTCATGGAGCAGCTGAGGAAGGAGGGTGTGTTTGCCAAGGAGGTGCGGACTGGCGGTATGGCCTTCCACTCCTACTTCATGGAGGCCATCGCACCCCCACTGCTGCAGGCGCTCAAGAAG GTGATCCGGGAGCCGAAGCCACGTTCAGCCCGCTGGCTCAGCACCTCCATCCCTGAGGCCCAGTGGCACAGCAGCCTGGCACGCACGTCTTCCGCCGAGTACAATGTCAACAACCTGGTGAGCCCGGTGCTGTTCCAGGAGGCCCTGTGTCACGTGCCTGAGCACGCAGTGGTGCTGGAGATCGCGCCCCATGCCCTGCTGCAG GCTGTCCTGAAGCGTGGCCTGAAGCCGGGCTGCACCATCATCCCCCTGATGAAGAAGGATCACAGGGACAACCTGGAGTTCTTCCTCACCGGCATCGGCAGGCTGCACCTCTCAGG CATCGACGCCAACCCCAATGCCCTGTTCCCGCCTGTGGAGTTCCCAGCTCCCCGAGGAACCCCCCTCATCTCCCCACTCATCAAGTGGGACCACAGCCTGGCCTGGGACGTGCCGGCTGCCGAGGACTTCCCCAACGGCTCTGGTTCCCCCTCGGCCGCCGTCTACAACATCG ACACCAGCCCCGAGTCTCCCGACCACTACCTGGTGGATCACACCATCGACGGCCGCATCATCTTCCCCGCCACTGGCTACCTGTGCATAGTGTGGAAGACGCTGGCccgggccctgggcctggccgtGGAGCAGCTGCCTGTGGTGTTTGAGGACGTGGTGCTGCATCAGGCCACCATCCTGCCCAAGACTG GGACCGTGTCCCTGGAGGTACGGCTCCTGGAGGCCTCCCGCGCCTTCGAGGTGTCACAGAATGGCAACCTGATAGTGAGTG GGAAGGTGTACCAGTGGGAGGACCCTGACCCCAGGCTCTTCAACCACCCGGAaagccccacccccaaccccgaGGAGCCCCTTTTCCTGACCCAGGCTGAGGTTTACAAGGAGCTGCGTCTGCGTGGCTATGACTACGGCCCTCACTTCCATGGCATCCTGGAGGCCAGCCTGGAAG GTGCATCGGGGAGGCTGCTGTGGAAGGACAACTGGGTGAGCTTCCTGGACGCCATGCTGCAGATATCCATCCTGGGCTTGGCCAAGCGCAGCCTGCACCTGCCCACCCGCATCACGGCCATCCACATCGACCCTGCCACCCACAGGCGGAAGCTGTACATGCTGCAGGACGACGCCCAAG TGGCTGACGTGGTGGTGAGCAGGTGGCTGAGCATCACAGTGGCCGGAGGCGTCCACATGTCCCGTGTCCACACTGAGTCGGCCCCTCGGCGGCAGCAGGACCAGCAGGTGCCCATCCTGGAGAAGTTTTGCTTCACGCCCCATGTGGAGGAGGGGTGCCTGTCTGAGCGTGCTGCCCTGCAGAAGGAGCTGCAGCTGTGCAAGG ggctgGCACAGGCACTGCAGACCAAGGTGACCCAGCAGGGGCTGAGGATGGTGGTGCCCGGACTGGATGGGGCCCAGGTCCCCCAGGACCCCCCACAGCAGGGACTGCCCCAGCTGCTGTCGGCTGCCTGCAGGCTTCAGCTCAACGGGAACCTGCAGCTGGAGCTGGCGCAGGTGCTGGCCCAGAAGAGGCCTGAGCTGTCAGAGGACCCTCTGCTCAGCGGCCTCCTGGACTCGCCGGCGCTCAGGGCCTGCCTGGACACTGCCGTGGAGAACATGCCCAGCCGGAAGATgaaggtggtggag GTGCTAGCTGGCCACGGCCACCTGTATTCCCGCATCCCAGGCCTGCTTGGCACCCAGCCCCTGCTGCAGCTGAGCTACACGGCCACCGACCGTCACCCTCAGGCCCTGGAGGCTGCTGAGGCCCAGCTGCAGCAGCACGACATTGCCCAGGGCCAGTGGGACCCTGCGGACCCTGCCCCCAGCGCCCTGGGCAGCGCTGACCTCCTGGTGTGCAACTGTGCTGTGGCTGCCCTCGGGGACCCGGCCTCAGCTCTCAGCAACATGGTGGCTACCCTGAGAGAAGGGGGCTTCCTGCTGCTGCACACACTGCTCCGGGGGCACCCCCTCGGGGAGACCGTGGCCTTCCTCACCTCCGCTGAGCCTCAGTACGGCCAGGGCATCCTGAGCCAG GACGCGTGGGAGAGCCTCTTCTCCAGTGTGTCGCTGCGCCTGGTGGGCCTGAAGAAGTCCTTCTACGGCTCTGCCCTCTTCCTGTGCCGCCGGCCCGCCCCGCAGGACAGCCCCATCTTCCTGCCGGTGGACGACACCGGCTTCCGCTGGGTGGAGTCGCTGAAG GGCATCCTGGCTGACGAAGATTCCTCCCGGCCTGTGTGGCTGAAGGCCGTCAACTCTGCCACCTCAGGCGTGGTGGGCTTGGTGAACTGTCTCCGCCAAGAGCCCGGCGGGCACCGCCTCCG GTGCGTGCTGCTGTCCAACCTCAGCAGCACCTCCCGCGTCCCGGAGGTGGACCCGGGCTCCGCAGAGCTGCAAAAGCTGTTGCAGGGAGACCTGGTGATGAACGTCTACCGCGACGGGGCCTGGGGGGCCTTTCGCCACTTCCTGCTGGAGGAGG ACAAGCCTGAGGAGCCCACGGCACACGCCTTTGTGACCACCCTCACCCGGGGGGACCTGTCCTCCATCCGCTGGGTCTGCTCCTCGCTGCGCCATGCCCAGCCCTCCCGCCCCGGCGCCCAGCTCTGCACGGTCTACTACGCCTCCCTCAACTTCCGCGACATCATGCTGGCCACCGGCAAGCTGTCCCCTGAGGCCATTCCAG GGAAGTGGGCCTCCCAGGACAACCTGCTAGGCATGGAGTTCTCGGGCCGAGACCCCAGTGGCAAGCGTGTGATGGGACTGGTGCCCGCCGAGGGCCTGGCCACCTCTGTCCTGCTGTCACCGGACTTTCTCTGGGACGTGCCATCCAACTG GACCCTGGAGGAGGCGGCCTCAGTGCCCGTCGTCTACTGCACAGCCTACTACTCGCTGGTGGTGCGCGGGCGGGTGCGCCCCGGGGAGACGGTGCTCATCCACTCGGGCTCCGGCGGCGTGGGCCAGGCCGCCATCGCCATCGCCCTCAGTCTGGGCTGCCGCGTCTTCACCACCGTGG GGTCGTCCGAGAAGCGCGCGTACCTCCAGGCCAGGTTCCCCCAGCTCGACAGCACCAGCTTCGCCAACTCCCGGGACACATCGTTCGAGCAGCATGTCCTGCAGCACACGGGCGGGAAGG GTGTtgacctggtcttgaactccttggcggAAGAGAAGCTGCAGGCCAGCGTGAGGTGCTTGGCTCAGCACGGTCGCTTCCTGGAAATTGGCAAATTCGACCTTTCTCAGAACCACCCACTTG GCATGGCCATCTTCCTGAAGAACGTGACATTCCATGGGATCCTACTGGATGCGCTCTTGGATGGAAGTGCTGAATGGCAGGAGGTGGCGGCGCTCCTGCAGGCCGGCATCCGGGATGGGGTGGTACAGCCCCTCAAGTGCACGGTGTTCCCTGGGGCCCAGGTGGAGGACGCCTTCCGCTACATGGCCCAGGGGAAGCACATCGGCAAAGTGCTCGTGCAG GTGCTTGCGGAGGAGCCGGAGGCAGTGCTGAAGGGGGCCAAACCCACGCTGATGTCGGCCATCTCCAAGACCTTCTGCCCGGCCTACAAGAGCTACATCATCGCTGGAGGGCTGGGTGGCCTCGGCCTGGAGTTGGCACAGTGGCTGATCCAGCGTGGGGCGCAGAAGCTCGTGTTGACCTCTCGCTCCGGGGTCCGGACAG GCTACCAGGCCAAGCAGGTCCGCCAGTGGAGGCGCCAGGGCGTGCAGGTGCTGGTGTCCACCAGCAACATCAGCTCCCTGGAGGGGGCCCGGGGCCTCATCGCCGAGGCGGCGCAGCTCGGGCCCGTGGGCGGCATCTTCAACCTAACCATG GTCTTGAGAGACGCCATGCTGGAGAACCAGACCCCGGAGTTCTTCCAGGACGTCTGCAAGCCCAAGTACAGTGGCACCCTGAATCTGGACAG GGTGACCCGGGAGGCGTGCCCTGAGCTGGACTACTTTGTGGTCTTCTCCTCTGTGAGCTCCGGGCGCGGCAATGCCGGACAGAGCAACTATGGCTTTGCCAACTCTGCCATGGAGCGCATCTGCGAGAAACGCCGGCACGAAGGCCTCCCAG GCCTGGCCGTGCAGTGGGGCGCCATCGGCGACGTGGGCATTTTGGCGGACACAGTGAACATCAACGCCACAGTCATCGGTGGCACGCTGCCCCAGCGTGTGGCCTCCTGCCTGGAGGTGCTGGACCTTTTCCTGAACCAGCCCCACATGGTCCTGAGCAGTTTTGTGCTGGCTGAGAAGGCTGCGGCCTACAGGGACAGGGACGGCGAGCAGGACCTGGTGAAGGCCGTGGCACACATCCTGG GCATCCGAGACTTGGCTGCCATCAACCTGGACAGCTCACTGGCGGACCTGGGCCTGGACTCGCTAATGAGCGTGGAGGTGCGCCAGACACTGGAGCGCGAGCTCAACCTGGTGCTGTCCATGCGCGAGGTGCGGCAGCTAACGCTCCGGAGACTGCAGGAGCTGTCCTTGAAGGCAGATGCGACCAATG AGCTGGCATCCTCCACGCCCAAGGAGGACGGTCCGGCCCGGCAGCAGACTCAACTGAACCTGCGCTCCCTGCTGGTGAACCCCGAGGGCCCCACCCTGATGCGGCTCAATTCAGTGCAGAGCTCTGAGCGACCCCTATTCCTGGTGCACCCAATCGAGGGCTCCACCACCGTGTTCCACAGCCTGGCCTCCCGGCTCAGCATCCCCACCTATGGCCTGCAGTGCACCCGAG CTGCGCCCCTCGACAGCATCCACAGCCTGGCTGCCTACTACATCGACTGCATCAGGCAGGTGCAGCCCGAGGGCCCCTACCGCGTGGCCGGCTACTCCTATGGGGCCTGCGTGGCCTTTGAAATGTGCTCCCAGCTGCAGGCCCAGCAGAACCCAGCCCCCACCCACAACAGCCTCTTCCTGTTCGATGGCTCGCACACTTACGTACTGGCCTACACCCAG AGCTACCGGGCAAAGCTGACCCCAGGCTGTGAGGCTGAGGCCGAGACGGAGGCCATATGCTTCTTCGTGCAGCAGTTCACGGACATGGAGCACAACAGG GTGCTGGAGGCGCTGCTGCCGCTGAAGGGCCTGGAGGAGCGCGTGGCGGCCGCCGTGGACCTAATCATCAAGAGCCACCAGGGCCTGGACCGCCAGGAGCTGAGCTTCGCGGCCCTGTCCTTCTACTACAAGCTGCGTGCCGCTGAGCAGTACACACCCAAGGCCAAGTACCATGGCAACGTGATGCTGCTGCGTGCCAAGACGGGTGGCGCCTATGGCGAGGATCTGGGCGCGGACTACAACCTCTCCCAG GTATGCGACGGGAAAGTATCTGTCCACGTCATCGAGGGTGACCACCGCACGCTGCTGGAGGGCAGCGGCCTGGAGTCCATCGTCAGCATCATCCACAGCTCCCTGGCTGAGCCACGTGTGAGCGTGCGGGAGGGCTAG